One segment of Candidatus Manganitrophus noduliformans DNA contains the following:
- the serA gene encoding phosphoglycerate dehydrogenase, whose translation MKVLISDSLSERGVEILKKAGLTVDVKTKLTPAQLIEEIPNYDALIIRSGTKVTKDVIAAAKNLKVVGRAGSGLDNVDLPAATKRGIVVMNTPGGNTVTTAEHSFSLLMSMARQVPQANASVKSGKWEKNKFMGMEIFNKTIGIVGIGQIGSYVAKLAQGANMTVIAYDAFLSPENAKKLGVEVVDLETLFSRADIITLHVPLTTETKHMINAAAIQKMKHGVRIINCARGGIVNETDLFDALKSGKVAAAAFDVFEKEPVDPANPLLTLDNFICTPHLGAATTEAQENVAWAIAEQVVDFLVRGVVRYAVNLPSVPADLLPKVQPYVELAEKIGAFLGQTVEGGIEKVTIEYHGEAGDLQTSPITLAAIKGLLAPILEETVNYVNAPSIAKERGIEVNEAKSSDAGNFSSLISIKVKAGGQTKVVSGSIFNKKEPRFVEIDGMSLEVVPEGHMLYLFNEDKPGVIGGLGQLLAKNQINISRMQLGRERAGGKAISVVGIDSVVSPEVLKDLKSLPHVLSVKRVKL comes from the coding sequence ATGAAGGTATTAATCAGTGATTCCCTTTCAGAACGGGGCGTTGAAATCCTGAAGAAGGCCGGTTTGACGGTTGACGTCAAAACGAAGCTGACCCCGGCGCAGTTGATCGAGGAGATCCCGAATTACGATGCCCTCATCATCCGGAGCGGCACCAAGGTAACGAAGGATGTGATCGCCGCGGCGAAGAACCTCAAGGTGGTCGGCCGGGCCGGATCGGGGCTCGACAACGTCGATCTTCCCGCCGCGACGAAGCGGGGGATCGTCGTCATGAACACCCCCGGCGGGAACACGGTGACCACCGCCGAGCACTCTTTCTCCCTTCTGATGTCGATGGCCCGGCAGGTTCCCCAAGCGAACGCGTCGGTGAAGTCGGGGAAGTGGGAGAAGAACAAGTTCATGGGGATGGAGATCTTCAATAAAACGATCGGGATCGTCGGGATCGGTCAGATCGGGAGCTACGTCGCCAAGCTTGCCCAGGGAGCGAACATGACGGTCATCGCCTACGATGCCTTCCTCTCCCCGGAGAACGCCAAGAAGTTAGGGGTGGAAGTGGTCGATCTGGAGACCCTTTTCTCCCGGGCCGATATCATTACCCTCCACGTGCCGTTGACAACCGAGACGAAGCACATGATCAACGCGGCGGCGATCCAGAAGATGAAACATGGCGTTCGGATCATCAACTGCGCCCGCGGCGGGATCGTCAACGAGACCGATCTCTTCGACGCCCTCAAGAGTGGAAAGGTCGCGGCGGCGGCGTTCGATGTTTTCGAAAAAGAGCCGGTCGATCCGGCGAATCCGCTTCTCACATTGGATAATTTCATCTGCACCCCCCACTTGGGGGCGGCCACCACCGAAGCGCAGGAGAATGTGGCCTGGGCGATTGCGGAGCAGGTCGTCGATTTTCTCGTCCGGGGGGTTGTCCGGTACGCCGTGAATCTTCCCTCGGTCCCTGCGGATCTTCTTCCGAAAGTCCAGCCCTACGTCGAGCTGGCGGAGAAGATCGGCGCTTTTCTGGGGCAGACGGTGGAAGGGGGGATCGAAAAGGTCACGATCGAATACCACGGCGAGGCGGGCGATCTTCAGACCAGTCCGATCACGCTTGCCGCCATCAAGGGATTGCTTGCGCCGATCCTGGAAGAGACGGTGAATTATGTGAATGCCCCCAGCATTGCCAAAGAGCGGGGGATCGAGGTGAATGAGGCGAAGAGCAGCGACGCGGGGAATTTCTCCAGTTTGATCTCGATCAAGGTGAAGGCGGGAGGGCAGACGAAGGTCGTCTCCGGGAGCATCTTCAACAAGAAAGAGCCGCGCTTCGTGGAGATCGACGGCATGTCGTTGGAAGTCGTCCCCGAGGGGCATATGCTCTACCTCTTCAATGAAGACAAGCCGGGGGTGATCGGCGGGCTGGGGCAGCTTCTCGCAAAGAATCAGATCAACATCTCCCGAATGCAGCTCGGACGTGAACGGGCCGGCGGCAAAGCGATCTCGGTCGTCGGTATCGACTCGGTCGTCTCCCCGGAAGTGCTCAAAGATCTCAAATCGCTCCCGCACGTTCTCTCCGTGAAGCGGGTCAAACTCTAA